In one window of Clavelina lepadiformis chromosome 4, kaClaLepa1.1, whole genome shotgun sequence DNA:
- the LOC143451964 gene encoding cytochrome P450 3A5-like has protein sequence MFLDSNSFFYNLWPGLLIVCFLFLVLSFYIKRKWQVLERLNIPHDPPSLLNIGHFRTFYSKSENFFIQDLERKKRFGLIYGFYVGLQPRIVIHDPNILRQIYVKQFSNFRDRQRTFNRINGRVMNLSLTAVCGEHWKRIRHTISPFFSTSSLKKTIQFIETSSDRLAANLNNTIKLGRFEAKELFGRYSIEVISLAAFGVDIQCQDGPNSYENKQVKMVKKMFNVSLLKSRMFRLFMLFPNIQYIAEKFNYSLYASGTIDYFSRLADKIKTTTKDKQQVNDVMQMMLSNEIKDSTTMQHTRKGMTNEEIIANSVMMITGGYETTANALTFLAYNLATHKDAQARVYREVQTAIMKYGGFTYDAFGKMKYLTMCINESLRLYSTVGRNIRFCENDTIINGVKIPKGVHVEIPVYGLSHDEEYWTDPYQFNPQRMEDMSKIDPMVFQPFGGGPRNCIGMRFAMMEIKMAICKILKEFELDVCDDTPPPPLEMTYRASMQPKETIYLRVFRR, from the exons ATGTTTCTTGACAGCAACAGCTTTTTCTACAATTTATGGCCAGGGTTATTGATCGtctgttttcttttcttaGTTTTAAG tttctaCATCAAAAGAAAGTGGCAGGTCTTGGAAAGACTAAATATCCCGCATGATCCACCGTCGTTGTTAAACATCGGACATTTTAGGACATTCTATAGCAAAAGCGAAAAT ttttttattcaagatttagaaagaaaaaaacgatTTGGCCTGATTTATGG ATTTTACGTGGGCTTGCAGCCACGCATTGTTATACACGACCCAAACATTTTGCGCCAAATCTACGTCAAACAGTTCTCCAATTTCAGAGATCGGCAG CGAACTTTCAACAGAATAAATGGCAGAGTCATGAATCTTTCTCTGACTGCAGTATGCGGGGAACACTGGAAGAGAATCCG GCATACAATCAGCCCGTTTTTCTCTACTAGTAGTTTGAAAAAAACTATTCAATTCATTGAAACCAGTTCTGATCGCTTGGCTGCAAACTTGAATAACACAATAAAACTAGGAAGGTTTGAAGCAAAAGA gtTATTTGGAAGGTATTCAATTGAAGTAATTAGCCTTGCTGCATTTGGCGTTGACATCCAATGCCAG GATGGCCCAAATagttatgaaaacaaacaagtaaagATGGTGAAGAAAATGTTCAACGTTTCTCTTCTAAAGAGCCGGATGTTTCGTCTTTTCA TGCTATTTCCCAACATACAGTACATAGCAGAAAAATTCAACTATTCTTTGTATGCAAGCGGAACAATCGACTATTTTTCTCGTCTTGcagacaaaattaaaactaccACGAAAGACAAACAACAA GTAAATGATGTCATGCAGATGATGCTAAGCAACGAAATAAAAGATTCGACGACAATGCAACACACACGAAAAG GCATGACAAACGAGGAGATTATAGCAAATTCTGTGATGATGATTACAGGAGGATATGAGACTACTGCAAATGCTTTGACATTTCTGGCTTATAATTTAGCCACGCACAAGGATGCTCAAGCTAGAGTGTACCGCGAAGTCCAAACAGCCATAATGAAATAT GGTGGATTTACTTACGACGCTTTTGgcaaaatgaagtacttgacTATGTGCATAAATGAATCTCTGCGTCTCTATAGCACCGTTGGACG GAACATTCGATTCTGTGAAAACGATACCATAATTAATGGAGTCAAGATACCGAAAGGAGTACATGTGGAGATTCCAGTATATGGGCTTAGTCATGATGAAGAGTATTGGACAGATCCTTACCAGTTTAACCCACAAAG AATGGAAGATATGAGTAAGATTGATCCCATGGTTTTCCAGCCATTTGGAGGAGGACCACGAAACTGCATCGGGATGAGATTTGCAATGATGGAGATAAAGATGGCGATCTGTAAGATCCTTAAGGAGTTCGAACTTGACGTCTGTGACGACACACCG CCACCACCTTTAGAGATGACGTACCGAGCAAGCATGCAACCTAAGGAAACTATCTATCTCAGAGTTTTCCGCCGTTAG
- the LOC143452803 gene encoding deoxynucleoside triphosphate triphosphohydrolase SAMHD1-like isoform X3 has product MMSEENAAISRSSSGGSGRTVLPKKCFQDPVHGPIELHLLLVKIIDTPQFQRLRNIKQLGTTYLIYPGASHNRFEHCIGTSHLAGELARTLQDKHPDLVDDNDVLCVEIAGLCHDLGHGPYSHVFDDKFLPQVCPDTNWKHEKGSCAMLDHLMEQNNLKDALEAAGLTMPRDFQFIKEMIAGPLNPENQLSFKDWPYEGRTKAKGFLYEIVSNDVNKVDVDKWDYFARDYYHLGIKNSFDHKRFMHFLKVLQVGEDTHICQRDKEYWNLLEMFHVRSSLHRRACKHRVRSTIDAMICDALVLADQHIKISGKDGIMRSISKSIDDMVAYEKLTDNIFYQILYSTDQHADMNKAREILNRILCRNLYKHVGTKKLPSSKERSKNSSMHSKIPGEIAELDVDKELRKEDIVVNDFYIDYCMGAKNPCDHYWFYSKDEPNTPRRINKDEISDMFPKTFQDWGIQVFCKEPTKFKKVKQCFQKWCQSEGNANQVH; this is encoded by the exons ATGATGTCGGAAGAAAACGCTGCAATTAGTAGGTCTAGTTCTGGTGGCAGTGGAAGAACTGTTCTACCGAAAAAG TGTTTCCAAGATCCCGTCCATGGTCCCATAGAACTCCATCTTCTGTTGGTGAAGATAATCGACACACCACAGTTTCAAAGGCTCAGAAATATCAAACAACTTGGAACAACGTATTTAATTTACCCAGGAGCATCTCATAACAGATTCGAGCATTGCATAGG AACGTCACATTTGGCTGGTGAACTTGCTCGTACCTTGCAAGACAAGCATCCTGACTTGGTTGATGATAATGATGTGCTTTGTGTCGAAATAGCAGGCTTATGTCATGATCTTG GTCACGGTCCATATTCACATGTCTTTGATGACAAATTTCTTCCCCAAGTCTGTCCCGATACTAATTGGAAA CATGAAAAAGGATCGTGCGCAATGCTTGACCATTTGATGGAGCAGAATAACTTAAAAGATGCGTTGGAAGCTGCCGGATTGACAATGCCCAGAGattttcaatttataaaagaaatGATTGCGGGACCTTTGAATCCGGAAAATCAG TTGTCATTTAAGGATTGGCCGTATGAAGGAAGAACAAAAGCAAAAGGGTTCTTATACGAG ATTGTTTCAAATGATGTAAACAAAGTTGATGTTGACAAATGGGATTACTTTGCACGTGATTATTATCACCTGGGTATAAAGAACAGCTTCGATCATAAGCGCTTCATGCACTTCCTGAAGGTGCTGCAAGTTGGAGAGGATACTCACATATGCCAGCGTGACAAA GAGTACTGGAATCTTTTAGAAATGTTCCATGTCCGTAGTTCGTTACATAGACGCGCTTGTAAGCATAGAGTGCGTTCAACCATAGATGCTAT GATTTGTGATGCCTTGGTTCTTGCAGATCAACATATCAAAATATCCGGTAAAGATGGAATCATGCGTTCAATTTCCAAGAGCATAGATGATATGGTTGCCTATGAAAAACTCACTGATAAC attttctaccaaatatTGTATTCAACTGACCAACATGCTGACATGAATAAAGCTCGTGAAATCTTGAATCGCATACTTTGTCGTAACTTGTACAAGCATGTTGGCACCAAAAAGTTACCGTCAAGCAAGGAGAGGAGTAAAAACTCCTCCATG CACTCCAAAATACCAGGTGAAATTGCAGAACTGGATGTGGATAAAGAATTACGCAAGGAAGATATAGTGGTCAAC GATTTCTACATCGATTATTGCATGGGAGCTAAAAACCCATGTGACCATTACTGGTTTTATTCTAAAGATGAGCCCAATACTCCACGCCGTATTAATAAAGACGAAATTTCTGACATGTTCCCAAAAACGTTTCAG GATTGGGGGATACAAGTTTTCTGCAAAGAAcctacaaaatttaaaaaagtcaaGCAATGCTTTCAGAAATGGTGTCAAAGCGAGGGTAATGCTAATCAGGTACACT GA
- the LOC143452803 gene encoding deoxynucleoside triphosphate triphosphohydrolase SAMHD1-like isoform X2, with translation MMSEENAAISRSSSGGSGRTVLPKKCFQDPVHGPIELHLLLVKIIDTPQFQRLRNIKQLGTTYLIYPGASHNRFEHCIGTSHLAGELARTLQDKHPDLVDDNDVLCVEIAGLCHDLGHGPYSHVFDDKFLPQVCPDTNWKHEKGSCAMLDHLMEQNNLKDALEAAGLTMPRDFQFIKEMIAGPLNPENQDWPYEGRTKAKGFLYEIVSNDVNKVDVDKWDYFARDYYHLGIKNSFDHKRFMHFLKVLQVGEDTHICQRDKEYWNLLEMFHVRSSLHRRACKHRVRSTIDAMICDALVLADQHIKISGKDGIMRSISKSIDDMVAYEKLTDNIFYQILYSTDQHADMNKAREILNRILCRNLYKHVGTKKLPSSKERSKNSSMHSKIPGEIAELDVDKELRKEDIVVNDFYIDYCMGAKNPCDHYWFYSKDEPNTPRRINKDEISDMFPKTFQDWGIQVFCKEPTKFKKVKQCFQKWCQSEGNANQESGSDLDEA, from the exons ATGATGTCGGAAGAAAACGCTGCAATTAGTAGGTCTAGTTCTGGTGGCAGTGGAAGAACTGTTCTACCGAAAAAG TGTTTCCAAGATCCCGTCCATGGTCCCATAGAACTCCATCTTCTGTTGGTGAAGATAATCGACACACCACAGTTTCAAAGGCTCAGAAATATCAAACAACTTGGAACAACGTATTTAATTTACCCAGGAGCATCTCATAACAGATTCGAGCATTGCATAGG AACGTCACATTTGGCTGGTGAACTTGCTCGTACCTTGCAAGACAAGCATCCTGACTTGGTTGATGATAATGATGTGCTTTGTGTCGAAATAGCAGGCTTATGTCATGATCTTG GTCACGGTCCATATTCACATGTCTTTGATGACAAATTTCTTCCCCAAGTCTGTCCCGATACTAATTGGAAA CATGAAAAAGGATCGTGCGCAATGCTTGACCATTTGATGGAGCAGAATAACTTAAAAGATGCGTTGGAAGCTGCCGGATTGACAATGCCCAGAGattttcaatttataaaagaaatGATTGCGGGACCTTTGAATCCGGAAAATCAG GATTGGCCGTATGAAGGAAGAACAAAAGCAAAAGGGTTCTTATACGAG ATTGTTTCAAATGATGTAAACAAAGTTGATGTTGACAAATGGGATTACTTTGCACGTGATTATTATCACCTGGGTATAAAGAACAGCTTCGATCATAAGCGCTTCATGCACTTCCTGAAGGTGCTGCAAGTTGGAGAGGATACTCACATATGCCAGCGTGACAAA GAGTACTGGAATCTTTTAGAAATGTTCCATGTCCGTAGTTCGTTACATAGACGCGCTTGTAAGCATAGAGTGCGTTCAACCATAGATGCTAT GATTTGTGATGCCTTGGTTCTTGCAGATCAACATATCAAAATATCCGGTAAAGATGGAATCATGCGTTCAATTTCCAAGAGCATAGATGATATGGTTGCCTATGAAAAACTCACTGATAAC attttctaccaaatatTGTATTCAACTGACCAACATGCTGACATGAATAAAGCTCGTGAAATCTTGAATCGCATACTTTGTCGTAACTTGTACAAGCATGTTGGCACCAAAAAGTTACCGTCAAGCAAGGAGAGGAGTAAAAACTCCTCCATG CACTCCAAAATACCAGGTGAAATTGCAGAACTGGATGTGGATAAAGAATTACGCAAGGAAGATATAGTGGTCAAC GATTTCTACATCGATTATTGCATGGGAGCTAAAAACCCATGTGACCATTACTGGTTTTATTCTAAAGATGAGCCCAATACTCCACGCCGTATTAATAAAGACGAAATTTCTGACATGTTCCCAAAAACGTTTCAG GATTGGGGGATACAAGTTTTCTGCAAAGAAcctacaaaatttaaaaaagtcaaGCAATGCTTTCAGAAATGGTGTCAAAGCGAGGGTAATGCTAATCAG GAATCTGGTTCTGATCTGGATGAAGCATAA
- the LOC143452803 gene encoding deoxynucleoside triphosphate triphosphohydrolase SAMHD1-like isoform X1, with amino-acid sequence MMSEENAAISRSSSGGSGRTVLPKKCFQDPVHGPIELHLLLVKIIDTPQFQRLRNIKQLGTTYLIYPGASHNRFEHCIGTSHLAGELARTLQDKHPDLVDDNDVLCVEIAGLCHDLGHGPYSHVFDDKFLPQVCPDTNWKHEKGSCAMLDHLMEQNNLKDALEAAGLTMPRDFQFIKEMIAGPLNPENQLSFKDWPYEGRTKAKGFLYEIVSNDVNKVDVDKWDYFARDYYHLGIKNSFDHKRFMHFLKVLQVGEDTHICQRDKEYWNLLEMFHVRSSLHRRACKHRVRSTIDAMICDALVLADQHIKISGKDGIMRSISKSIDDMVAYEKLTDNIFYQILYSTDQHADMNKAREILNRILCRNLYKHVGTKKLPSSKERSKNSSMHSKIPGEIAELDVDKELRKEDIVVNDFYIDYCMGAKNPCDHYWFYSKDEPNTPRRINKDEISDMFPKTFQDWGIQVFCKEPTKFKKVKQCFQKWCQSEGNANQESGSDLDEA; translated from the exons ATGATGTCGGAAGAAAACGCTGCAATTAGTAGGTCTAGTTCTGGTGGCAGTGGAAGAACTGTTCTACCGAAAAAG TGTTTCCAAGATCCCGTCCATGGTCCCATAGAACTCCATCTTCTGTTGGTGAAGATAATCGACACACCACAGTTTCAAAGGCTCAGAAATATCAAACAACTTGGAACAACGTATTTAATTTACCCAGGAGCATCTCATAACAGATTCGAGCATTGCATAGG AACGTCACATTTGGCTGGTGAACTTGCTCGTACCTTGCAAGACAAGCATCCTGACTTGGTTGATGATAATGATGTGCTTTGTGTCGAAATAGCAGGCTTATGTCATGATCTTG GTCACGGTCCATATTCACATGTCTTTGATGACAAATTTCTTCCCCAAGTCTGTCCCGATACTAATTGGAAA CATGAAAAAGGATCGTGCGCAATGCTTGACCATTTGATGGAGCAGAATAACTTAAAAGATGCGTTGGAAGCTGCCGGATTGACAATGCCCAGAGattttcaatttataaaagaaatGATTGCGGGACCTTTGAATCCGGAAAATCAG TTGTCATTTAAGGATTGGCCGTATGAAGGAAGAACAAAAGCAAAAGGGTTCTTATACGAG ATTGTTTCAAATGATGTAAACAAAGTTGATGTTGACAAATGGGATTACTTTGCACGTGATTATTATCACCTGGGTATAAAGAACAGCTTCGATCATAAGCGCTTCATGCACTTCCTGAAGGTGCTGCAAGTTGGAGAGGATACTCACATATGCCAGCGTGACAAA GAGTACTGGAATCTTTTAGAAATGTTCCATGTCCGTAGTTCGTTACATAGACGCGCTTGTAAGCATAGAGTGCGTTCAACCATAGATGCTAT GATTTGTGATGCCTTGGTTCTTGCAGATCAACATATCAAAATATCCGGTAAAGATGGAATCATGCGTTCAATTTCCAAGAGCATAGATGATATGGTTGCCTATGAAAAACTCACTGATAAC attttctaccaaatatTGTATTCAACTGACCAACATGCTGACATGAATAAAGCTCGTGAAATCTTGAATCGCATACTTTGTCGTAACTTGTACAAGCATGTTGGCACCAAAAAGTTACCGTCAAGCAAGGAGAGGAGTAAAAACTCCTCCATG CACTCCAAAATACCAGGTGAAATTGCAGAACTGGATGTGGATAAAGAATTACGCAAGGAAGATATAGTGGTCAAC GATTTCTACATCGATTATTGCATGGGAGCTAAAAACCCATGTGACCATTACTGGTTTTATTCTAAAGATGAGCCCAATACTCCACGCCGTATTAATAAAGACGAAATTTCTGACATGTTCCCAAAAACGTTTCAG GATTGGGGGATACAAGTTTTCTGCAAAGAAcctacaaaatttaaaaaagtcaaGCAATGCTTTCAGAAATGGTGTCAAAGCGAGGGTAATGCTAATCAG GAATCTGGTTCTGATCTGGATGAAGCATAA
- the LOC143452803 gene encoding deoxynucleoside triphosphate triphosphohydrolase SAMHD1-like isoform X4 yields the protein MMSEENAAISRSSSGGSGRTVLPKKCFQDPVHGPIELHLLLVKIIDTPQFQRLRNIKQLGTTYLIYPGASHNRFEHCIGTSHLAGELARTLQDKHPDLVDDNDVLCVEIAGLCHDLGHGPYSHVFDDKFLPQVCPDTNWKHEKGSCAMLDHLMEQNNLKDALEAAGLTMPRDFQFIKEMIAGPLNPENQLSFKDWPYEGRTKAKGFLYEIVSNDVNKVDVDKWDYFARDYYHLGIKNSFDHKRFMHFLKVLQVGEDTHICQRDKEYWNLLEMFHVRSSLHRRACKHRVRSTIDAMICDALVLADQHIKISGKDGIMRSISKSIDDMVAYEKLTDNHSKIPGEIAELDVDKELRKEDIVVNDFYIDYCMGAKNPCDHYWFYSKDEPNTPRRINKDEISDMFPKTFQDWGIQVFCKEPTKFKKVKQCFQKWCQSEGNANQESGSDLDEA from the exons ATGATGTCGGAAGAAAACGCTGCAATTAGTAGGTCTAGTTCTGGTGGCAGTGGAAGAACTGTTCTACCGAAAAAG TGTTTCCAAGATCCCGTCCATGGTCCCATAGAACTCCATCTTCTGTTGGTGAAGATAATCGACACACCACAGTTTCAAAGGCTCAGAAATATCAAACAACTTGGAACAACGTATTTAATTTACCCAGGAGCATCTCATAACAGATTCGAGCATTGCATAGG AACGTCACATTTGGCTGGTGAACTTGCTCGTACCTTGCAAGACAAGCATCCTGACTTGGTTGATGATAATGATGTGCTTTGTGTCGAAATAGCAGGCTTATGTCATGATCTTG GTCACGGTCCATATTCACATGTCTTTGATGACAAATTTCTTCCCCAAGTCTGTCCCGATACTAATTGGAAA CATGAAAAAGGATCGTGCGCAATGCTTGACCATTTGATGGAGCAGAATAACTTAAAAGATGCGTTGGAAGCTGCCGGATTGACAATGCCCAGAGattttcaatttataaaagaaatGATTGCGGGACCTTTGAATCCGGAAAATCAG TTGTCATTTAAGGATTGGCCGTATGAAGGAAGAACAAAAGCAAAAGGGTTCTTATACGAG ATTGTTTCAAATGATGTAAACAAAGTTGATGTTGACAAATGGGATTACTTTGCACGTGATTATTATCACCTGGGTATAAAGAACAGCTTCGATCATAAGCGCTTCATGCACTTCCTGAAGGTGCTGCAAGTTGGAGAGGATACTCACATATGCCAGCGTGACAAA GAGTACTGGAATCTTTTAGAAATGTTCCATGTCCGTAGTTCGTTACATAGACGCGCTTGTAAGCATAGAGTGCGTTCAACCATAGATGCTAT GATTTGTGATGCCTTGGTTCTTGCAGATCAACATATCAAAATATCCGGTAAAGATGGAATCATGCGTTCAATTTCCAAGAGCATAGATGATATGGTTGCCTATGAAAAACTCACTGATAAC CACTCCAAAATACCAGGTGAAATTGCAGAACTGGATGTGGATAAAGAATTACGCAAGGAAGATATAGTGGTCAAC GATTTCTACATCGATTATTGCATGGGAGCTAAAAACCCATGTGACCATTACTGGTTTTATTCTAAAGATGAGCCCAATACTCCACGCCGTATTAATAAAGACGAAATTTCTGACATGTTCCCAAAAACGTTTCAG GATTGGGGGATACAAGTTTTCTGCAAAGAAcctacaaaatttaaaaaagtcaaGCAATGCTTTCAGAAATGGTGTCAAAGCGAGGGTAATGCTAATCAG GAATCTGGTTCTGATCTGGATGAAGCATAA
- the LOC143452136 gene encoding uncharacterized protein LOC143452136: MLTINEILNRVRDELQIPVEPIKVCIKPAKVSDKMLTDKIQYRLEKKKQRYPQISFDFFNFIGGFEIGRYTGIQLLHFMLSLLCDGHVRRNGNCVLFNVNQETAFAILVYVDDKTLEMVVSSDKSSPIGHLFPKLYDDKTCEKFPNDLQEAKSLRSELSQKFENFMGKKFSETLLCPFSSAFLGVFLDICRAYFYVNPYHNKQKELLQALLPACVKLAIDSQQSGKLQDVLHYQNLETAKDIILGSIKHDADDSFAEIDIQKTIEALKSFYEIPFPSQLSETSTS; encoded by the exons ATGCTGACTATAAACGAAATACTTAATCGCGTAAGAGATGAGTTACAAATTCCTGTTGAACCTATCAAAGTCTGTATCAAACCAGCGAAGGTGAGCGATAAGATGTTGACTGACAAGATACAATACCGtttggaaaagaaaaaacaacgaTATCCTCAAATTTCTTTtgacttttttaatttcattggAGGGTTCGAAATTGGAAGGTATACTGGAATCCAACTTTTGCACTTTATGCTGTCATTGCTTTGTGATGGGCATGTTCGCCGGAACGGAAACTGTGTACTGTTTAATGTTAATCAAGAGACGGCATTTGCAATTCTTGTATACGTTGATGATAAAACTCTAGAAATGGTTGTTTCGTCAGATAAGAGTAGCCCAATTGGACATTTGTTTCCTAAACTTTATGATGATAAAACATGTGAAAAATTTCCGAATGATCTCCAAGAAGCTAAAAGTTTACGCTCAGAACtgtcccaaaagttcgaaaaTTTTATGgggaaaaaattttcagaaactCTACTTTGTCCGTTTTCATCAGCATTTTTAGGAGTTTTCCTGGACATATGCAGagcttatttttatgttaatcCATatcataacaaacaaaaagagCTTCTTCAGGCTCTTCTTCCTGCCTGTGTAAAACTTGCCATTGACAGTCAACAAAGCGGAAAACTTCAAGACGTTTTGCATTACCAAAATCTTGAAACTGCAAAAGACATTATACTTGG ATCCATTAAGCACGACGCAGATGATTCATTCGCGGAAATAGATATACAAAAGACAATTGAAGCATTGAAGTCATTTTATGAAATACCGTTCCCTTCTCAATTATCAGAGACATCTACATCTTGA
- the LOC143452146 gene encoding deoxynucleoside triphosphate triphosphohydrolase SAMHD1-like: MSEENASSSSGGSGRKILPKKCFQDPVHGPIELHPLLVKIIDTPQFQRLRNIKQLGTTYFVYPGASHNRFEHCIGTCHLAGELTRHLQAQHPELIDDKDILCVEIAGLCHDLGHGPFSHLFDNKFLPRVGITKLKHEEVSCKMFDHLMEINQHLEGHFTDADLNMDEDLDFIKEMITGPLNDEKSSWNYRGRPREKGFLYEIVSNGPYKVDVDKWDYFARDCHHLGIKNSFDHKRFMKFLKVLKVGEDTHICQRDKEYLNLYEMFHARSSLHRRAYQHRVCSAINAMICDALVVANKHICFPGKDGKMLMISETITDMVAFEKLTDNVFLQILHADNRCDFMVEAQNILNRILRRDLYDYVGHSKLRAIASEDIPKCFEAEAEIAGLDQNKELKKDDIVVNVRSFDFCMGKENPLDHFMFYNKDKPDTAFQIPTDEISDMLPQTFQDHEIQVFSKDPKKSEKIKECFQRWCRHKGYPGPLKRRNLAH; the protein is encoded by the exons atgtCTGAAGAAAACGCTTCAAGTAGTTCTGGTGGAAGCGGAAGAAAAATTCTACCGAAAAAG TGTTTCCAAGATCCCGTCCATGGTCCCATAGAACTCCATCCTCTGTTGGTGAAGATAATCGACACACCACAGTTTCAAAGGCTCAGAAATATCAAACAACTTGGAACAACTTACTTTGTTTATCCGGGAGCATCTCATAACAGATTCGAGCATTGCATTGG gACATGTCACTTGGCTGGTGAACTTACTCGTCACTTGCAAGCCCAGCATCCTGAATTAATTGACGACAAAGATATCCTTTGCGTGGAAATAGCTGGACTCTGTCATGATCTCG GGCATGGACCGTTTTCGCACTTGTTCGATAATAAATTTCTTCCCAGAGTTGGAATAACTAAATTGAAA CATGAAGAAGTATCTTGTAAGATGTTTGATCATTTGATGGAGATAAATCAGCACTTGGAAGGTCATTTTACAGATGCTGATTTGAACATGGATGAAGATTTAGATTTCATAAAAGAAATGATTACGGGCCCtttaaatgatgaaaaatcg AGCTGGAATTACAGAGGGAGACCCCGGGAAAAAGGTTTCTTATATGAG ATTGTTTCAAATGGTCCATATAAAGTTGATGTTGACAAATGGGATTACTTTGCACGTGACTGTCATCACTTGGGCATAAAGAACAGCTTCGATCATAAGCGCTTCATGAAGTTTCTAAAGGTCCTGAAAGTAGGAGAAGATACTCACATATGCCAACGTGACAAA GAATACTTGAAcctttatgaaatgtttcatgCTCGAAGTTCATTGCATAGACGGGCTTACCAGCACAGGGTGTGTTCAGCTATAAATGCGAT GATTTGTGATGCATTGGTTGTTGCAAACaagcatatttgttttcctgGCAAAGATGGAAAAATGTTGATGATTTCTGAGACCATCACGGATATGGTTGCTTTTGAAAAGCTGACTGATAAT GTttttcttcagatattgcatGCAGACAATCGATGCGATTTCATGGTTGaagcacaaaatattttaaatcgAATACTTCGGCGTGATCTCTATGACTATGTTGGTCATAGCAAGCTAAGGGCCATAGCAAGCGAGGATATTCCTAAA TGTTTTGAAGCTGAAGCTGAAATCGCAGGGTTAGACCAGAATAAGGAATTAAAGAAAGATGATATAGTAGTCAAC GTGCGTTCTTTTGACTTTTGCATGGGAAAAGAAAACCCATTGGATCATTTCATGTTTTATAACAAAGATAAACCCGACACTGCTTTCCAAATTCCTACAGATGAAATTTCTGACATGCTTCCACAAACTTTTCAG GATCATGAAATACAAGTTTTCTCAAAAGATCccaaaaaaagtgaaaaaattaaGGAGTGCTTCCAGAGATGGTGTCGTCATAAGGGATATCCT GGACCACTGAAGAGAAGAAATCTTGCACATTGA